A single Triticum dicoccoides isolate Atlit2015 ecotype Zavitan chromosome 2A, WEW_v2.0, whole genome shotgun sequence DNA region contains:
- the LOC119355479 gene encoding SUPPRESSOR OF GAMMA RESPONSE 1-like, producing the protein MPVSLHTPLSVPPVAALPRRAAMAEFFRSLIVTTKTIATMIIHPSLCQVEELLAWMECPNCKYRIDNTDVLSQWPGLPAGVKFDPTDLELLEHLEGKVGRAASHVLIDDFIPTIGEAQGICYTHPENLPGIKMDGSTGHFFHKVSNAYVVGKRKRRKISNSDHTVCDENIRWHKTGKSRSILDNNGVIKGWKKILVLYIGYRKGGGKTEKTNWRMHQYHLGVDQDEKQEELVVSKVFYQVQSMNAGQSLVCGVSEEFDSFAGEDDPTTTMTYPLQTRCPNGSPSGTEQNQEEGESRMSTVREAVEWLAGSSSHAVEDAPLSGLDEHLSSGGTAYPDPEGQPLPLDAEALQELPDLGAPPDIPLPPDMNLESQDSMEMWLASVLTEDEEGFEVAEQREEAGFSP; encoded by the exons aTGCCCGTCTCGCTCCACACTCCGCTCTCGGTCCCTCCCGTCGCAGCGCTGCCGCGCCGGGCGGCCATGGCAGA ATTCTTCAGGTCATTGATCGTTACTACCAAGACAATTGCTACGATGATAATTCATCCCTCGCTTTGCCAGGTTGAGGAattgcttgcatggatggagtgcccaAATTGCAAATACCGCATTGATAATACTGAT GTTTTATCACAGTGGCCAGGACTCCCTGCTGGTGTCAAATTTGATCCAACTGATCTCGAACTGCTTGAACATTTAGAAGGAAAGGTTGGCAGGGCAGCGTCCCATGTACTAATAGATGATTTTATTCCAACCATAGGGGAGGCCCAAGGAATCTGCTATACACATCCGGAAAATCTCCCTG GTATCAAGATGGACGGGAGCACCGGTCACTTCTTCCACAAAGTATCCAATGCATACGTTGTTGGCAAGCGTAAGCGTCGCAAGATTAGCAATAGTGACCACACTGTCTGTGATGAGAATATCAGATGGCACAAGACTGGAAAATCCAGATCTATCTTAGATAATAACGGTGTCATAAAAGGATGGAAGAAAATATTGGTTCTTTACATTGGTTATCGGAAAGGAGGTGGCAAGACAGAGAAAACTAATTGGAGAATGCATCAGTACCACCTTGGGGTAGATCAAGATGAAAAGCAGGAGGAGCTTGTTGTTTCCAAAGTCTTTTATCAGGTGCAGTCAATGAATGCTGGGCAGTCTCTAGTGTGCGGTGTTAGTGAAGAATTCGATTCATTTGCTGGGGAAGACGATCCTACAACCACAATGACATACCCTCTGCAGACTCGTTGCCCAAACGGTAGCCCATCCGGAACCGAGCAGAATCAG GAGGAGGGAGAGTCCCGCATGTCAACTGTTCGGGAAGCCGTGGAATGGCTCGCTGGAAGCTCGTCGCATGCCGTGGAGGACGCACCACTGTCTGGCCTGGATGAACACCTGTCAAGCGGCGGGACCGCCTACCCTGACCCTGAGGGGCAGCCTCTGCCGCTTGACGCGGAGGCGCTCCAGGAGTTGCCCGACCTCGGAGCGCCTCCGGATATCCCCCTTCCACCC GACATGAATTTGGAGTCGCAGGATAGCATGGAGATGTGGCTGGCCAGCGTGTTAACAGAGGATGAGGAGGGGTTTGAAGTAGCGGAGCAACGAGAAGAGGCCGGTTTTTCTCCGTGA